From the Sandaracinaceae bacterium genome, one window contains:
- a CDS encoding calcium-binding EGF-like domain-containing protein — MKRWLGLCCAVSLGAASLAWGCASGGGEGDAGGDPPGVDATTPTDDGGAGGDAGPRDAGDVARDSGPVDAGPSCATVTCDPLATCDDSSGAPVCVCPDGYEGDGSVCTDVDECATGAAGCDMNATCANSDGGFSCTCDAGFMGDGTTCVDVDECAMGMASCDANATCTNGPGGFSCDCNTGYTGDGFSCADVNECATGAAGCHPFASCTNTAGGFSCACIAGYMGDGFSCADINECATGAAGCDANASCTNTAGSFSCRCNPGWTGSGTRCSDVNECASGLDDCSVNATCTNTPGSWSCACNSGYTGDGRTCTPIGPSCTLIDGFEGSGTTWPRSPWIVEDPGGVIVTSPVRDGTYALQNPDWHYRTDVSVGAVGDRLEAWVHSATGGGRVYLGFDANAAGARSAVFAPNTNALIIQQNTSFGYSDAATTAATFSSGTWYRLEVEFLSGNQVRARVYTTGGSVVATTTHTFTSSNIGGVAIRTFNDLVVDTIRVCR; from the coding sequence GTGAAGCGATGGCTTGGACTGTGTTGCGCGGTGTCCCTGGGGGCGGCGTCCCTCGCCTGGGGCTGCGCGTCGGGCGGAGGAGAAGGCGACGCGGGGGGCGACCCGCCAGGGGTCGACGCCACGACGCCGACGGACGACGGCGGCGCGGGCGGTGACGCGGGGCCGCGCGACGCGGGCGACGTCGCGCGCGACAGCGGTCCCGTCGACGCGGGCCCGAGCTGCGCCACCGTCACCTGCGACCCGCTCGCCACGTGTGACGACTCCAGCGGCGCCCCGGTCTGCGTCTGCCCCGACGGCTACGAAGGGGACGGCAGCGTCTGCACCGACGTCGACGAGTGCGCGACGGGCGCCGCCGGATGCGACATGAACGCGACCTGCGCCAACAGCGACGGCGGCTTCAGCTGCACGTGCGACGCGGGCTTCATGGGCGACGGGACCACGTGCGTCGACGTCGACGAGTGCGCCATGGGCATGGCGAGCTGCGACGCGAACGCCACCTGCACCAACGGCCCGGGCGGCTTCAGCTGCGACTGCAACACGGGCTACACCGGGGACGGCTTCAGCTGCGCGGACGTCAACGAGTGCGCGACGGGCGCCGCGGGCTGTCACCCGTTCGCCAGCTGCACGAACACCGCGGGCGGCTTCAGCTGCGCGTGCATCGCCGGCTACATGGGTGACGGCTTCAGCTGCGCGGACATCAACGAGTGCGCGACGGGCGCCGCGGGCTGCGACGCGAACGCGAGCTGCACGAACACCGCGGGCTCCTTCAGCTGTCGATGCAACCCCGGCTGGACGGGGAGCGGCACGCGCTGCTCCGACGTCAACGAGTGCGCCTCGGGGCTCGATGATTGTAGCGTCAACGCCACGTGCACCAACACGCCGGGGTCCTGGTCCTGCGCCTGCAACTCCGGCTACACCGGCGACGGGCGCACCTGCACGCCGATCGGGCCCAGCTGCACGCTGATCGACGGCTTCGAGGGCTCGGGCACCACGTGGCCCCGCAGCCCGTGGATCGTGGAGGACCCCGGCGGGGTGATCGTGACCAGCCCCGTGCGCGACGGCACCTACGCGCTGCAGAACCCGGACTGGCACTACCGCACCGACGTCTCCGTGGGGGCGGTCGGGGACCGCCTCGAGGCCTGGGTCCACAGCGCCACCGGCGGCGGGCGGGTGTACCTCGGCTTCGACGCGAACGCGGCCGGCGCCCGGAGCGCGGTGTTCGCGCCCAACACCAACGCGCTGATCATCCAGCAGAACACGAGCTTCGGATACAGCGACGCGGCCACGACGGCGGCGACCTTCTCCAGCGGGACCTGGTACCGGCTCGAGGTCGAGTTCCTCAGCGGCAACCAGGTGCGGGCGCGGGTCTACACGACCGGCGGGAGCGTGGTGGCCACCACGACCCACACCTTCACGAGCTCGAACATCGGCGGGGTCGCCATCCGGACCTTCAACGACCTGGTGGTCGACACGATCCGGGTCTGTCGCTGA
- a CDS encoding response regulator, protein MKPLRSRLVFVDDRAHWLRSMGRVFEASASRVYLYTNPLEALEQIPLRRPDAVVLASRMAHASGAQLARALRRRLGTACPRLVLLIEADEHPSEADRALFAEVHVKPVSAETLCEILGHAARSARLERLGSRRVERAAG, encoded by the coding sequence ATGAAGCCGCTTCGGAGCCGACTGGTGTTCGTCGACGACCGCGCCCACTGGCTGCGCTCGATGGGCCGGGTGTTCGAGGCGTCGGCCAGCCGCGTCTACCTCTACACGAACCCGCTCGAGGCGCTGGAGCAGATCCCGCTGCGCCGCCCGGACGCGGTGGTCCTCGCGAGCCGCATGGCGCACGCGAGCGGGGCGCAGCTGGCGCGCGCGCTGAGGCGACGGCTCGGGACCGCGTGTCCTCGACTCGTGCTGCTCATCGAGGCGGACGAGCACCCGAGCGAGGCCGACCGAGCGCTCTTCGCCGAGGTCCACGTCAAGCCGGTGAGCGCCGAGACGCTGTGCGAGATCCTCGGGCACGCGGCCCGGTCCGCGCGCCTCGAGCGCCTCGGGTCGCGTCGCGTCGAGCGCGCCGCGGGCTGA
- a CDS encoding CDC48 family AAA ATPase, with product MAKDEVVLQVAAATNQDMGKGVARLSKSAMEALELRGGEVVEIEGKRRSAALALPPYEEDAGLDIIRLDGLERHNAGVGISDRVAVRKAEAKPARKVVLAPAQDNVRLSGPGEALKPTLIGRPLAPGSVISTSVYRRAPGMNGGPFPHDVMNALYAQRAYGLQEIRLVVVSGNPSGIVRVTPETEIELRAEHTEPEERVLDVTYDDVGGISHTLDEVREMIELPLKHPELFQRLGIDPPKGVLLYGPPGTGKTLLARAVANESDAHFISVAGPEIMGKLVGESEERLRQIFEEAEQNAPSIVFFDEIDSIAPKRDEVTGEGEKRLVAQLLTLMDGLKPRQNVVVIGATNRPDAIDEALRRPGRFDRELTIGVPDKDGRREVLQIHTRGMPLGDDVELDRLAQMTYGFVGADLAALCREAALESLRRVLPSIDLEADEIPEEALEQLIVLGSDFDAAIRRVQPTALREIMIQTPNVSWDDVGGLDEAKESLREGIELPLKRPDAFERMGIRPAKGFLLYGPPGTGKTLLAKACAREAEANFISMRSSDLLSKWYGESEKQVARLFQRARQVAPTVIFLDEIDSLAPRRGGGLGEPAVTERVVNTILAEMDGLEELKGVVLVGATNQPTLIDPALLRPGRFDELIYVPVPNERGRLKILKIHTQGMPLAAGVDLASLAKRTEGYTGADLEDLVRRAGLIALRHDLEVSDVPMPIFEEALKHTRASVTEEMDAAYRKMAEDLQRERPAEAKRIGF from the coding sequence ATGGCGAAAGACGAGGTCGTGCTCCAGGTGGCGGCGGCCACGAACCAGGACATGGGCAAGGGCGTCGCGCGGCTCAGCAAGAGCGCCATGGAGGCGCTCGAGCTCCGGGGCGGGGAGGTCGTCGAGATCGAGGGCAAGCGCCGGAGCGCCGCGCTCGCCCTGCCGCCCTACGAGGAGGACGCGGGCCTCGACATCATCCGCCTCGACGGGCTCGAGCGGCACAACGCAGGGGTGGGCATCAGCGACCGCGTCGCGGTGCGCAAGGCCGAGGCCAAGCCGGCGCGCAAGGTCGTCCTGGCCCCTGCGCAAGACAACGTACGATTGAGCGGTCCGGGGGAGGCGCTCAAGCCGACCTTGATCGGGCGGCCGCTCGCGCCCGGCAGCGTGATCTCCACGAGCGTCTACCGCCGCGCGCCCGGCATGAACGGCGGCCCCTTCCCGCACGACGTCATGAACGCGCTCTACGCACAGCGCGCCTACGGGCTGCAGGAGATCCGCCTCGTCGTGGTCTCCGGGAACCCGAGCGGGATCGTGCGGGTGACGCCGGAGACCGAGATCGAGCTCCGCGCGGAGCACACCGAGCCCGAGGAGCGCGTGCTCGACGTCACCTACGACGACGTCGGCGGCATCAGCCACACGCTCGACGAAGTGCGCGAGATGATCGAGCTGCCGCTGAAGCACCCGGAGCTCTTCCAGCGCCTCGGCATCGACCCGCCGAAGGGCGTGCTGCTCTATGGCCCGCCCGGCACGGGCAAGACCCTGCTCGCGCGCGCGGTCGCGAACGAGTCCGACGCGCACTTCATCTCCGTCGCGGGCCCGGAGATCATGGGCAAGCTCGTCGGCGAGTCGGAGGAGCGGCTGCGGCAGATCTTCGAGGAGGCGGAGCAGAACGCGCCGAGCATCGTCTTCTTCGACGAGATCGACTCCATCGCGCCGAAGCGAGACGAGGTGACGGGCGAGGGCGAGAAGCGCCTGGTCGCGCAGCTGTTGACCCTGATGGATGGCCTGAAGCCGCGGCAGAACGTCGTGGTCATCGGCGCCACCAACCGGCCCGACGCCATCGACGAGGCGCTGCGCCGGCCGGGGCGCTTCGACCGCGAGCTCACCATCGGCGTGCCGGACAAGGACGGACGGCGCGAGGTCTTGCAGATCCACACCCGCGGCATGCCGCTCGGAGACGACGTGGAGCTCGATCGGCTCGCGCAGATGACCTACGGCTTCGTCGGCGCGGACCTCGCGGCCCTCTGCCGGGAGGCGGCGCTCGAGTCGCTGCGCCGCGTGCTGCCGTCCATCGATCTCGAGGCGGACGAGATCCCGGAGGAGGCGCTCGAGCAGCTCATCGTGCTCGGCTCGGACTTCGACGCGGCCATCCGGCGGGTGCAGCCGACGGCGCTGCGCGAGATCATGATCCAGACGCCGAACGTCTCGTGGGACGACGTGGGCGGGCTCGACGAGGCGAAGGAGTCGCTCCGCGAGGGCATCGAGCTGCCCCTGAAGCGGCCGGACGCGTTCGAGCGCATGGGCATCCGCCCCGCGAAGGGCTTCTTGCTCTACGGCCCGCCCGGCACGGGCAAGACGCTCCTCGCCAAGGCGTGCGCGCGGGAGGCCGAGGCGAACTTCATCTCGATGCGCTCGAGCGATCTCCTGAGCAAGTGGTATGGCGAGTCCGAGAAGCAGGTGGCGCGGCTCTTCCAGCGCGCGCGGCAGGTCGCGCCCACGGTGATCTTCCTCGACGAGATCGACTCCCTCGCCCCGCGTCGCGGCGGCGGGCTCGGCGAGCCGGCCGTCACCGAGCGGGTGGTCAACACCATCCTCGCGGAGATGGACGGCCTCGAGGAGCTGAAGGGCGTGGTGCTGGTGGGCGCGACCAACCAGCCGACCTTGATCGACCCCGCGCTGCTGCGCCCCGGTCGCTTCGACGAGCTGATCTACGTGCCGGTCCCCAACGAGAGGGGCCGCCTGAAGATCTTGAAGATCCACACGCAGGGCATGCCGCTCGCGGCGGGGGTCGACCTCGCCTCGCTCGCGAAGCGGACCGAGGGCTACACCGGGGCCGACCTCGAGGACCTCGTGCGCCGCGCGGGCCTGATCGCGCTCCGCCACGACCTCGAGGTGAGCGACGTGCCCATGCCGATCTTCGAGGAGGCGCTGAAGCACACCCGCGCGTCGGTCACCGAGGAGATGGACGCCGCCTATCGCAAGATGGCCGAGGACCTCCAGCGCGAGCGCCCGGCCGAGGCCAAGCGCATCGGCTTCTAG
- a CDS encoding HTTM domain-containing protein, with amino-acid sequence MGGLRARLNEPRDAASAAAFRVMFGLVIAGGVIRYFWSGWIARFYVEPTFHFHYLGFDWVRPLPEPWMSAAFALLGLAGLCVALGLFSRIASALVLVIFTYLHLIDVTNYLNHYWLVTLLAALFCVLPLHGTWSLDARRRPALRRETIPAWVLYLLRFQVGLVYVFAAVAKIGPDWLLHGQPLGIWLHARTETPLIGPLLGEPWVALAMSWAGFLYDLTIVFWLSWRRTRPFAFAAVCVFHGLTAYFFFIGIFPVIMTAAATLFFAPDWPRKLHARLRRVEIEPDDRSRVGRAGVVALGLWALVMIAAPLRGHLYGGDVLWHEQGMRWSWRVKVREKNGDVTYRVRLDGEAREREVRPSRYLDGRQEAEFAGQPDLILQLAHHIRDDLRARGHARVEVRADAWASLNGRPSARLIDPNVDLAAVEDGFAPADWILPRPDTAPLRMRPRGAAMVRR; translated from the coding sequence ATGGGCGGGCTGCGAGCGCGCCTGAACGAGCCCCGCGACGCCGCCTCCGCGGCTGCGTTTCGCGTCATGTTCGGCCTCGTGATCGCGGGCGGCGTGATCCGCTACTTCTGGAGCGGCTGGATCGCGCGCTTCTACGTCGAGCCGACGTTCCACTTCCACTACCTCGGCTTCGACTGGGTGCGGCCGCTGCCCGAGCCGTGGATGAGCGCGGCGTTCGCGCTGCTCGGGCTCGCGGGGCTCTGCGTGGCCCTCGGCCTCTTCTCCCGGATCGCGTCCGCGCTGGTGCTGGTGATCTTCACCTACCTGCACCTGATCGACGTGACCAATTACCTGAACCACTACTGGCTGGTCACGCTCCTCGCGGCGCTCTTCTGCGTGCTGCCGCTGCACGGCACGTGGTCGCTCGACGCGCGCCGTCGGCCCGCGCTCCGTCGCGAGACGATCCCGGCGTGGGTGCTCTACCTGCTCCGCTTCCAGGTCGGGCTCGTCTACGTCTTCGCCGCCGTCGCCAAGATCGGGCCGGACTGGCTCCTTCACGGGCAGCCGCTCGGCATCTGGCTGCACGCGCGCACCGAGACGCCGCTCATCGGGCCGCTCCTGGGCGAGCCTTGGGTGGCCCTGGCGATGAGCTGGGCGGGCTTCCTCTACGACCTGACCATCGTCTTCTGGCTGAGCTGGCGCCGGACACGGCCGTTCGCCTTCGCCGCCGTCTGCGTCTTCCACGGCCTCACCGCGTACTTCTTCTTCATCGGCATCTTCCCGGTGATCATGACCGCGGCCGCGACGCTCTTCTTCGCGCCGGACTGGCCACGCAAGCTGCATGCGCGCCTCCGACGGGTGGAGATCGAGCCGGACGATCGATCACGCGTCGGTCGGGCCGGCGTGGTGGCGCTCGGCCTCTGGGCGCTGGTGATGATCGCGGCGCCGCTGCGTGGGCACCTCTACGGCGGAGACGTGCTGTGGCACGAGCAGGGCATGCGGTGGAGCTGGCGCGTGAAGGTGCGGGAGAAGAACGGCGACGTCACCTACCGCGTGCGACTCGACGGCGAGGCGCGTGAGCGCGAGGTGCGCCCGAGCCGCTACCTCGACGGGCGACAGGAGGCGGAGTTCGCCGGGCAACCCGACCTCATCCTGCAGCTCGCCCATCACATCCGCGACGACCTGCGCGCGCGCGGCCACGCGCGGGTGGAGGTCCGGGCCGACGCCTGGGCGTCGCTCAACGGCCGACCCTCGGCGCGGCTGATCGACCCGAACGTCGACCTCGCGGCGGTGGAGGACGGCTTCGCGCCCGCCGACTGGATCCTCCCGCGGCCCGACACCGCGCCCCTCCGCATGCGCCCGCGCGGCGCCGCGATGGTGCGCCGATGA
- a CDS encoding DMT family transporter — protein sequence MTLSALGLAVALGGAACWAGLDATRKALVRDVPPALAAMWLSVGQVPFFAVALAFDAQLQPGYWPPGLSALGLQVVANLLFMKAIHISALSATIPFLSFTPVFAAFVAIPLLGELPSRWQWAGIALVVVGAVSLHARGDAPLWRRLDAGSAMMVGVSACWALSTTLDKLALEHASKPAHALVQTGGVAVALLAWLLLRRAPLSVPRRAWPALGGSVAFAAGALALQLWAIQLLFVGIVETIKRAVGMTSSVVVGRIAFEETIHPSKLVAVALMIAGTVAVVLG from the coding sequence GTGACGCTCTCTGCGCTCGGCCTCGCGGTGGCCCTCGGCGGCGCGGCCTGCTGGGCCGGGCTCGACGCCACGCGCAAGGCGCTCGTCAGGGACGTGCCGCCCGCGCTGGCCGCGATGTGGCTGAGCGTCGGGCAGGTCCCGTTCTTCGCCGTCGCGCTCGCCTTCGACGCCCAGCTCCAGCCGGGCTACTGGCCGCCCGGCCTGAGCGCGCTCGGGCTCCAGGTGGTGGCCAACCTGCTCTTCATGAAGGCCATCCACATCTCGGCCCTGAGCGCGACGATCCCGTTCCTCTCGTTCACGCCCGTCTTCGCCGCGTTCGTCGCCATCCCGCTCCTCGGCGAGCTGCCGTCGCGCTGGCAGTGGGCGGGGATCGCGCTGGTGGTGGTCGGCGCGGTCAGCCTGCACGCGCGCGGGGACGCGCCGCTCTGGCGTCGGCTCGACGCGGGCTCGGCCATGATGGTCGGCGTCTCGGCGTGCTGGGCGCTCAGCACCACCCTCGACAAGCTCGCGCTCGAACACGCGTCCAAGCCCGCGCACGCGCTCGTGCAGACGGGCGGGGTGGCGGTGGCGCTCCTGGCGTGGCTGCTCCTCCGGCGCGCGCCGCTCTCCGTCCCCAGGCGCGCCTGGCCTGCGCTCGGCGGCTCGGTCGCGTTCGCGGCGGGCGCGCTCGCGCTCCAGCTGTGGGCCATCCAGCTGCTCTTCGTCGGCATCGTCGAGACGATCAAGCGCGCGGTGGGCATGACCTCCTCGGTCGTGGTGGGGCGGATCGCGTTCGAGGAGACGATCCACCCGAGCAAGCTCGTCGCGGTCGCCCTCATGATCGCGGGCACCGTCGCGGTCGTGCTCGGGTGA
- the msrA gene encoding peptide-methionine (S)-S-oxide reductase MsrA has protein sequence MFFLKKKVEMPQPEDALPGRDAEMPVADRHTVLGTSLKGPFPEGMREAMFGLGCFWGAERKFWQAEGVHSTAVGYAAGFTKNPTYEEVCSGRTGHNEVVRVVYDPEKTSYAALLKIFFESHDPTQGMRQGNDVGTQYRSGIYVYGEAQRAEAEAARTAFAAKLRDAGFGSITTEVLDAPPFYFAEDYHQQYLDKNPNGYCGLGGTGVTCPVGVI, from the coding sequence ATGTTCTTCCTGAAGAAGAAGGTCGAGATGCCCCAGCCCGAAGACGCCCTCCCCGGCCGCGACGCCGAGATGCCGGTGGCGGACCGCCACACCGTGCTCGGCACGTCACTGAAGGGACCGTTCCCCGAGGGCATGCGCGAGGCGATGTTCGGCCTCGGTTGCTTCTGGGGGGCCGAGCGAAAGTTCTGGCAGGCCGAGGGCGTGCACAGCACCGCGGTGGGCTACGCGGCGGGGTTCACGAAGAACCCGACGTACGAGGAGGTCTGCAGCGGGCGCACCGGGCACAACGAGGTCGTGCGGGTGGTCTACGACCCGGAGAAGACGAGCTACGCCGCGCTCCTGAAGATCTTCTTCGAGAGCCACGACCCGACCCAGGGCATGCGCCAGGGCAACGACGTGGGCACGCAGTACCGCTCCGGGATCTACGTCTACGGAGAGGCCCAGCGCGCGGAGGCGGAGGCGGCGCGCACCGCGTTCGCGGCCAAGCTCCGCGACGCCGGCTTCGGGTCCATCACCACCGAGGTCCTCGACGCGCCGCCCTTCTACTTCGCCGAGGACTACCACCAGCAGTACCTCGACAAGAACCCGAACGGGTATTGCGGCCTCGGCGGCACCGGCGTCACCTGCCCGGTCGGCGTGATCTGA
- a CDS encoding TonB-dependent receptor, whose translation MRTLAPILLLLALASPAAAQDAGRPDAGPPDAGPPAAGGPDAGAPDGGGPDAGGTDARDAGPPPADAAPEVEEESDVEPAPAPEPEPEEAEYPDDLILSDDDVLVDPDLDDVVESEEDLTVPDVVVTAPAIDETEQRPTGGAVQRLGEEELERFSYDNPDAVVQQVPGAYVRQEDGFGLRPNIGLRGVSSERSSRITLMEDGVLFGPAPYAAPAAYYFPLMLRMTGVDVYMGAATIPFGPTTVGGAIDLHNREIPREASGGVDLALGTYLYGRAHAWAGASNDWGGFVAEGVFLRSDGFKSLQGFEASPNTGFDRGELVLRGELRGAVGDDAYQRLELRLGFSAEGSNESYLGLTDTDFAADPYQRYFASQLDRMEWWRTQVQLRHTLEVGDGFVLRSAAYRHDLTRNWFKVNAMGGLPREGGGQTRTELFDVLLNPSGANAVLGAVLRGEEDGELGPASNDYVLIGNNGRVFGSTGVQTEGVGTFETGPLSHRVRVGARLHHDDVFRHHTEGAFGVAGGELIEVTEQRYTLLRTEAQALALSAHAAWSVELWDAVTVTPGVRTELIWTSYDDRESGMTNAAFRAAVLPGAGLEWQIIDELAVFGGVMRGFAPVAPGQAEGVQPEDSVLYEAGVRASHEGSGLGGQITGFVNDYTNFLQRCSFAAGCADMELDREANGGRPIVAGLDVRLGASLRFDEVRVPLRATYTFTYTELREAVGDSPSPLYAGGQPGDRLPYIPEHQISAQAGVEHEDIGLNVSASWVSEMWEQVAAPGDDLPRTDAVFLLDATFYLGVLEHLRIYVRGENLTFSQAVASRRPFGARPVRPFQIQGGVKLEF comes from the coding sequence GTGCGCACCCTCGCTCCGATCCTGCTGTTGCTCGCGCTCGCCTCTCCCGCCGCCGCCCAGGACGCCGGCCGCCCTGACGCCGGTCCGCCCGACGCCGGTCCGCCCGCCGCAGGTGGCCCTGACGCTGGCGCGCCCGATGGCGGCGGCCCCGATGCTGGCGGCACCGACGCGCGCGACGCTGGCCCGCCTCCGGCCGACGCGGCTCCGGAGGTAGAAGAGGAGTCGGACGTCGAGCCCGCGCCGGCCCCCGAGCCCGAGCCCGAGGAGGCCGAATACCCCGACGATCTGATCCTCTCCGACGACGACGTGCTCGTGGATCCCGACCTCGACGACGTGGTCGAGTCCGAGGAGGACCTCACCGTCCCGGACGTGGTCGTGACCGCGCCCGCGATCGACGAGACCGAGCAGCGGCCCACGGGCGGCGCGGTGCAGCGCCTCGGAGAGGAGGAGCTGGAGCGCTTCTCCTACGACAACCCGGACGCGGTCGTGCAGCAGGTCCCCGGCGCCTACGTGCGGCAGGAGGACGGCTTCGGGCTGCGACCCAACATCGGCCTCCGGGGCGTGAGCAGCGAGCGCTCGAGTCGCATCACGCTCATGGAGGACGGGGTCCTTTTCGGGCCCGCGCCGTACGCCGCCCCCGCCGCCTACTACTTCCCGCTCATGCTCCGCATGACCGGCGTGGACGTCTACATGGGCGCGGCCACCATCCCCTTCGGCCCGACCACGGTCGGCGGCGCGATCGATCTCCACAACCGGGAGATCCCCCGTGAAGCGAGCGGAGGCGTGGACCTCGCGCTCGGCACCTATCTCTACGGACGCGCGCACGCGTGGGCCGGGGCGAGCAACGACTGGGGCGGGTTCGTCGCGGAGGGCGTGTTCCTCCGGAGCGACGGCTTCAAGTCGCTGCAGGGGTTCGAGGCGTCGCCCAACACGGGCTTCGACCGAGGCGAGCTCGTGCTGCGCGGCGAGCTGCGCGGGGCGGTCGGGGACGACGCCTACCAGCGGCTCGAGCTGCGGCTCGGCTTCAGCGCGGAGGGGAGCAACGAGAGTTACCTCGGCCTGACCGATACGGACTTCGCGGCCGACCCCTACCAGCGCTACTTCGCCTCGCAGCTCGACCGCATGGAGTGGTGGCGGACGCAGGTGCAGCTCCGGCACACCCTCGAGGTGGGCGACGGCTTCGTGCTGCGCAGCGCGGCCTACCGTCACGACCTCACGCGGAACTGGTTCAAGGTCAACGCGATGGGCGGGCTGCCGCGCGAGGGCGGCGGCCAGACGCGCACCGAGCTGTTCGACGTGCTCCTCAACCCGAGCGGCGCCAACGCCGTGCTGGGCGCGGTCCTGCGCGGCGAGGAGGACGGGGAGCTCGGCCCCGCGTCCAACGACTACGTGCTCATCGGCAACAACGGCCGCGTCTTCGGCAGCACGGGCGTCCAGACGGAGGGCGTCGGCACCTTCGAGACCGGGCCCCTGTCGCACCGCGTCCGGGTGGGCGCGCGCCTCCACCACGACGACGTGTTCCGCCATCACACCGAGGGCGCGTTCGGGGTCGCGGGGGGGGAGCTCATCGAGGTGACCGAGCAGCGCTACACCCTGCTGCGGACCGAGGCGCAGGCGCTCGCGTTGAGCGCGCACGCCGCGTGGTCGGTGGAGCTCTGGGACGCGGTCACCGTCACGCCCGGCGTGCGCACCGAGCTCATCTGGACCAGCTACGACGACCGCGAGAGCGGCATGACGAACGCCGCGTTCCGCGCCGCCGTCCTCCCGGGGGCGGGCCTGGAGTGGCAGATCATCGACGAGCTGGCCGTCTTCGGCGGGGTGATGCGCGGCTTCGCGCCCGTCGCGCCCGGGCAGGCCGAGGGCGTGCAGCCCGAGGACAGCGTGCTCTACGAGGCGGGGGTGCGGGCGTCGCACGAGGGCAGCGGCCTCGGCGGACAGATCACCGGCTTCGTCAACGACTACACCAACTTCCTCCAGCGCTGCTCCTTCGCCGCGGGCTGCGCCGACATGGAGCTCGACCGCGAAGCGAACGGCGGCCGCCCCATCGTGGCGGGGCTCGACGTGCGGCTCGGCGCGAGCCTGCGCTTCGACGAGGTGCGCGTCCCCCTGCGCGCGACCTACACCTTCACCTACACCGAGCTGCGCGAGGCCGTGGGTGACTCGCCGAGCCCGCTCTACGCGGGTGGGCAGCCCGGCGACCGCCTCCCGTACATCCCCGAGCACCAGATCTCCGCCCAGGCGGGGGTCGAGCACGAGGACATCGGGCTCAACGTGTCCGCGAGCTGGGTGAGCGAGATGTGGGAGCAGGTCGCGGCGCCCGGGGACGACCTGCCTCGGACCGACGCGGTCTTCCTGCTGGACGCGACGTTCTACCTCGGCGTGCTGGAGCACCTCCGGATCTACGTGCGGGGCGAGAACCTCACCTTCAGCCAGGCCGTCGCCTCCCGCCGGCCCTTCGGCGCGCGCCCGGTCCGCCCGTTCCAGATCCAGGGCGGGGTGAAGCTCGAGTTCTGA
- a CDS encoding alpha-ketoglutarate-dependent dioxygenase AlkB codes for MTETRFGDGWVRLREGFVPDHAALMETLRATLPLRAETLVLFGREVTTPRLTSWHGDPGCGYRYSGRRFAPAPWTDALAALRARLREACGVDFNSVLANYYRDGADSMGAHADDEPELGPSRADVRIASISLGARRRFLLRPRAGGASIPYSLGEGSLLEMGGTLQRTHTHRVPKTKREVGPRLNLTFRVIRISPTTAPCSS; via the coding sequence GTGACGGAGACGCGCTTCGGAGACGGCTGGGTGCGCCTGCGCGAGGGCTTCGTGCCCGACCACGCGGCCCTCATGGAGACGCTGCGCGCGACCCTCCCGCTCCGCGCCGAGACCCTCGTGCTCTTCGGGCGCGAGGTGACGACCCCGCGGCTGACGAGCTGGCACGGCGACCCGGGCTGCGGCTACCGCTACTCCGGCCGCCGCTTCGCGCCCGCCCCCTGGACCGACGCGCTGGCCGCCCTGCGCGCGCGGCTGCGCGAGGCGTGCGGCGTCGACTTCAACAGCGTGCTCGCGAACTACTACCGCGACGGCGCCGACTCCATGGGCGCGCACGCGGACGACGAGCCCGAGCTGGGGCCGTCCCGCGCCGACGTGCGCATCGCCTCCATCTCGCTCGGAGCGCGGCGGCGCTTCCTGCTGCGGCCGCGCGCGGGCGGCGCCTCGATCCCCTACTCGCTCGGGGAAGGCTCCTTGCTGGAGATGGGCGGCACCCTGCAGCGCACCCACACCCACCGCGTCCCGAAGACGAAGCGCGAAGTCGGCCCCCGGCTCAACCTGACCTTCCGGGTCATCCGGATCAGCCCTACAACTGCCCCATGTTCTTCCTGA